In Equus quagga isolate Etosha38 chromosome 14, UCLA_HA_Equagga_1.0, whole genome shotgun sequence, one DNA window encodes the following:
- the ANGPTL8 gene encoding angiopoietin-like protein 8, producing the protein MPMLMLCLLCALATVARPVSAAPRGGQEPAQQEELTLLFHGALQLGQALNGVFKTTEAQLMEAGHSLGLYGRALGLLGQEVSQGRDAARELRASLSELQTEENALQLQAEAAAQALGEAAQGQQELRESMQGLDARLRGAQLGHARQELEALKARADKQSHIVWVLTGHVQRQRQEMAAQEHRLRQIQERLHTAALPA; encoded by the exons ATGCCCATGCTCATGCTCTGCCTGCTGTGCGCCCTGGCAACAGTGGCTCGGCCTGTCTCTGCGGCTCCCAGGGGCGGCCAGGAGCCAGCACAACAGGAGGAGTTGACCCTCCTCTTCCACGGGGCCCTGCAGCTGGGCCAGGCCCTCAACGGCGTGTTCAAGACCACGGAGGCACAGCTGATGGAGGCCGGGCACAGCCTGGGCCTCTATGGCCGTGCACTAGGGCTCCTGGGGCAGGAAGTCAGCCAGGGCCGGGATGCAGCCCGGGAGCTACGAGCAAGCCTGTCAGAGTTGCAG ACGGAGGAGAATGCTCTACAGCTGCAAGCAGAGGCTGCAGCCCAGGCGCTGGGGGAGGCAGCCCAGGGACAGCAGGAGCTGCGGGAGAGCATGCAGGGGCTAGATGCCCGGCTGAGGGGCGCCCAGCTGGGACACGCCCGCCAAGAATTGGAGGCCTTAAAG GCCCGTGCCGATAAGCAGAGCCACATCGTGTGGGTCCTCACGGGCCATGTGCAGCGGCAGAGGCAGGAGATGGCGGCCCAGGAGCACCGGCTGCGACAGATCCAGGAGAG GCTCCACACAGCGGCGCTCCCCGCCTGA